One part of the Ornithodoros turicata isolate Travis chromosome 2, ASM3712646v1, whole genome shotgun sequence genome encodes these proteins:
- the LOC135385397 gene encoding acetylcholinesterase-like, whose amino-acid sequence MALPQVLLIAAIVACTLADDDARVTLEQGAVKGRKFVFLGNTVQVYLGIPYAEPPVGSLRFQKPRPAQPWTGTLDATNPKSSCIQEGTPVLGPIADTSEDCLFLNVWAPAKQGPLKSVMVWIHGGAFNFGSSYQDWYNGSALVSSEDVVVVTLNYRLGPFGFLTARTAEAPGNVGLYDQALALQWVQANIEAFGGNRDKVTLFGESAGSMSIHAHMISPLTTGLFHRGIMMSGNLYTPGVALGVDEMLRRGNNFARHVSCATFSKDLSTQPDDVLKCLRSKSAEELQAGYETFEQRFIKKFMPIFNEEFLPVVPCLAMSRGLFKKVDIMSGLTEDEGTIMFVSQPDKRIVEDNLQHISEEELEASTRSLMQSWLNEFNDARWEFYQNKVDPSEWKTGYRKASSDFVTDELFKCPHKVLSDRLSGAESTMFSYLFGHCSEMSPYPKWAGVPHTTDIFYFFGLPMVYPDHYTDDDRAFCKDVMKMAATFAKEGAPVLPTGEKWPKYTVEDPVSISMKAGNFTTLRGMDLKICDHWQESTC is encoded by the exons ATGGCTCTTCCACAAGTCCTGCTTATCGCTGCAATTGTTGCGTGCACTCTCGCCGACGACGATGCCAGGGTTACACTGGAGCAAGGGGCCGTGAAAGGAAGGAAGTTCGTATTTCTTGGGAACACCGTGCAAGTGTACCTAGGTATTCCCTACGCCGAACCTCCAGTAGGAAGCCTACGTTTTCAAAAACCTCGACCTGCTCAACCCTGGACTGGGACACTAGATGCCACCAATCCCAAATCAAGTTGTATCCAAGAAGGAACGCCTGTGCTCGGTCCTATTGCAGATACCTCCGAGGATTGCCTCTTTCTCAACGTATGGGCACCCGCAAAACAGGGTCCTTTGAAATCTGTCATGGTGTGGATTCACGGCGGGGCATTTAACTTCGGTTCGTCTTATCAGGATTGGTATAACGGCTCCGCATTAGTTTCGAGCGAAGACGTTGTTGTAGTCACTCTTAATTACCGTCTCGGACCTTTCGGGTTCTTAACTGCGCGCACTGCAGAGGCTCCAGGTAATGTAGGACTTTACGATCAAGCCCTCGCCTTGCAGTGGGTGCAGGCTAATATTGAAGCTTTCGGAGGTAACCGTGATAAGGTAACTCTCTTTGGCGAAAGTGCAGGGTCAATGAGTATCCATGCGCACATGATATCCCCTCTCACGACTGGACTATTCCATAGAGGAATCATGATGAGTGGCAACTTGTACACCCCGGGCGTAGCGCTAGGAGTCGATGAAATGCTTAGACGCGGAAACAACTTTGCAAGACACGTAAGCTGTGCCACTTTTAGTAAAGACCTTTCGACGCAGCCAGATGACGTTCTAAAATGCCTACGATCAAAATCAGCTGAAGAGCTCCAGGCAGGCTACGAAACTTTCGAGCAGAGATTTATAAAAAAGTTTATGCCGATTTTTAACGAAGAGTTCCTCCCAGTAGTTCCATGCCTAGCAATGAGCAGAGGCCTATTCAAGAAAGTTGACATCATGAGTGGATTAACGGAAGACGAAGGAACCATTATGTTTGTCTCGCAACCTGACAAACGCATCGTCGAAGACAATCTCCAACATATTAGTGAGGAAGAACTGGAAGCTTCAACGCGCTCTTTGATGCAGTCGTGGCTGAATGAGTTTAACGACGCTAGGTGGGAGTTTTATCAAAATAAAGTGGATCCATCTGAATGGAAGACGGGCTATAGGAAGGCCAGCTCAGACTTCGTCACCGATGAACTGTTTAAGTGTCCCCACAAAGTGCTTTCCGATAGGCTTTCGGGCGCAGAGTCAACTATGTTCTCCTATCTCTTCGGCCATTGCTCTGAAATGTCACCGTACCCAAAATGGGCTGGAGTTCCTCATACAACTGACATATTCTACTTCTTTGGGCTCCCTATGGTTTATCCAGACCATTACACTGACGACGACCGTGCATTCTGCAAGGATGTTATGAAGATGGCAGCTACATTTGCTAAAGAAGG TGCGCCTGTGCTGCCAACTGGAGAAAAGTGGCCGAAATACACCGTGGAAGACCCAGTTTCCATTTCCATGAAGGCTGGAAATTTCACTACCTTAAGAGGCATGGACTTAAAGATCTGCGATCATTGGCAGGAAAGCACGTGTTAG